From one Trifolium pratense cultivar HEN17-A07 linkage group LG1, ARS_RC_1.1, whole genome shotgun sequence genomic stretch:
- the LOC123902264 gene encoding UPF0481 protein At3g47200-like has translation MMASQITLEQKFKKLLNSKPAPQNSRPKIQRVAEYLRKRENLEKHYTPKLVSIGPIHHENANLNLGEKYKLMWAAQYIENTKLNPQNLHKKIADKIVELKGHFADDVLALTGTKESLEGFTSLEEKLSWMLFVDGCSLLHILEHADLRKPEPMHIKVDQLVLVMMDTLLLENQLPYLVLKLLWKNDNDAELKETMKEFLKFHHWDTADNRQIWRSRIQGHWLSIQNESVSESPVHLLDLQRKIILTKSSSKTKGDEANNENQSQKNSEELMTYRNIQDLRAAGIKLKSSETRRPTDVGFSEGWLAAKLTLPEIVVDDTTKSTFLNLIAYEMCPDFENDYGICSFAAFMDSLIDHPEDVKELRSKGILLNFLGSDEEVADLFNVISTDLVPNPLTYLEVREKIHKHYRITGFGCIHTYFNNPWAFIAFLAAFIALALTFIQTWFAINPAS, from the exons ATGATGGCCTCCCAAATTACCCTTGAACAGAAATTTAAGAAGCTACTAAACTCAAAGCCAGCACCCCAAAATTCACGACCAAAGATACAAAGGGTGGCAGAATATCTCcgaaaaagagaaaatttagaAAAGCATTACACACCCAAGTTGGTGTCAATAGGTCCAATCCATCATGAAAATGCAAATCTAAACTTAGGAGAGAAGTACAAGCTTATGTGGGCTGCACAATACATCGAAAACACTAAACTCAATCCACAAAATCTACACAAAAAGATTGCTGATAAAATTGTCGAACTAAAAGGTCATTTTGCAGACGATGTTTTAGCTTTAACCGGTACCAAAGAGTCTCTAGAAGGCTTCACTAGCCTTGAAGAGAAGTTGTCGTGGATGTTGTTCGTGGATGGATGTTCTCTGCTGCATATCTTGGAGCATGCCGATCTAAGAAAACCAGAACCTATGCATATTAAGGTTGATCAACTGGTTCTTGTGATGATGGATACACTTTTATTAGAGAATCAACTTCCATATCTTGTACTGAAACTGTTGTGgaaaaatgacaatgatgcTGAATTGAAAGAAACCATGAAGGAATTCCTCAAATTTCATCATTGGGACACAGCAGACAATAGGCAGATATGGAGGTCACGCATTCAAGGTCATTGGTTATCAATACAGAATGAGTCTGTATCAGAGTCACCCGTTCATCTTCTTGATCTTCAGCGTAAAATCATCCTCACTAAATCTTCTTCCAAg ACTAAGGGCGATGAAGCTAACAACGAGAATCAAAGTCAGAAAAATTCAGAAGAACTGATGACATACAGGAACATACAAGATCTAAGAGCTGCAGGAATAAAACTTAAGTCAAGTGAGACACGAAGGCCAACAGACGTAGGTTTCTCCGAGGGTTGGCTCGCTGCAAAATTGACTCTTCCTGAAATTGTTGTGGACGACACCACAAAATCTACTTTTCTCAACTTGATAGCATATGAGATGTGTCCTGATTTTGAGAACGACTATGGAATATGTTCTTTTGCAGCTTTCATGGACTCACTGATCGACCATCCTGAAGATGTGAAGGAATTAAGATCAAAAGGGATTTTGCTCAATTTCCTTGGTAGTGATGAGGAAGTTGCAGATCTTTTCAATGTCATAAGTACGGATTTGGTGCCTAATCCATTAACATATCTTGAAGTTAGAGAAAAAATACACAAGCATTACCGCATTACCGGATTTGGTTGTATTCACACTTATTTCAACAATCCTTGGGCCTTCATTGCCTTTTTAGCTGCCTTTATCGCATTGGCTCTCACTTTTATTCAAACATGGTTTGCCATTAACCCAGCATCCTAA